A window of the Kosakonia radicincitans DSM 16656 genome harbors these coding sequences:
- a CDS encoding FkbM family methyltransferase — MNNVEQFILAEADYFHPMLERAQQSTLEQRENWRRETIRERQERMSLEVFDLLQGTVKYGPFKGLHLDRDTWWGKLDLGSQCLGLYEKEILNLIEATEAGRFSTFIDIGAADGYYAIGMLVSGKIGKTICFEQTEKGRAVIAENWKKNHSVGELTILGEANAASFASLRAQDLDNALVLIDIEGFEFELLTDEVLNLLKSCTVIIEIHHWMDDFLAKYNAFLRNAAHYFDIETVQRVERETSNLPELRDFTDDNRLLLTSERRPGMMRFLKLTPKAQ; from the coding sequence ATGAACAACGTAGAACAATTTATTTTAGCGGAAGCAGATTATTTCCATCCGATGCTGGAACGCGCACAGCAGTCCACGCTGGAGCAGAGAGAAAACTGGCGTCGCGAAACCATTCGTGAGCGTCAGGAACGTATGTCATTAGAGGTCTTCGACCTGTTGCAGGGCACCGTGAAATACGGCCCGTTCAAAGGATTACATCTCGATCGCGACACCTGGTGGGGAAAACTCGATCTCGGCTCCCAGTGCCTGGGGCTGTACGAAAAAGAGATCCTGAATCTGATCGAGGCAACAGAAGCTGGCCGCTTCTCAACTTTTATCGACATTGGTGCTGCGGATGGCTACTACGCCATCGGTATGCTGGTTTCCGGCAAGATTGGCAAGACCATCTGCTTTGAGCAAACGGAAAAAGGCCGCGCCGTCATTGCGGAAAACTGGAAAAAGAACCACTCGGTCGGCGAGCTGACCATCCTCGGTGAAGCCAATGCTGCCAGTTTTGCCAGCCTGCGCGCGCAAGATCTGGATAACGCGCTGGTGCTGATCGACATCGAAGGCTTCGAGTTTGAACTGCTGACCGATGAGGTATTAAACCTGCTGAAATCCTGCACGGTGATCATCGAGATTCACCACTGGATGGACGATTTCCTTGCCAAATACAATGCTTTTCTGCGCAACGCCGCGCACTATTTCGACATTGAAACCGTGCAACGCGTTGAACGCGAAACCAGCAATCTGCCTGAACTGCGCGACTTTACCGATGACAACCGCCTGTTGCTCACTTCTGAACGCCGCCCTGGCATGATGCGTTTTCTGAAACTGACGCCAAAAGCGCAGTAA
- a CDS encoding glucose PTS transporter subunit EIIB has protein sequence MVSLKSFLHYFSEPKNTAAAPISDAELQLIQRLAQAFGGAENIENVDACLTRLRVTVKDLAIVDSQALQNEGALGVIILGQQVHAIFGKQSDALRKLLDEHFSSRA, from the coding sequence ATGGTGAGTCTTAAATCCTTCCTGCACTACTTCTCCGAACCGAAAAATACCGCGGCAGCGCCCATCAGCGATGCTGAGCTGCAACTGATCCAGCGGCTGGCGCAGGCATTTGGCGGTGCGGAGAACATTGAAAATGTTGATGCCTGTCTGACCCGTTTGCGTGTGACGGTGAAAGATCTGGCCATTGTGGATTCGCAGGCGTTGCAAAATGAAGGCGCGTTGGGGGTGATTATTCTCGGTCAGCAGGTGCATGCCATATTTGGTAAACAGTCAGATGCGCTGCGTAAATTACTCGATGAACATTTCTCCTCCCGCGCATAA
- a CDS encoding LacI family DNA-binding transcriptional regulator — protein sequence MKSKSATLEDVARHAGVSYQTVSRVLNKSANVSEATRLKVEKSIELLRYVPNRLAQQLVGKQSQTIGLVTTSLALHAPSQVAAAVKRYANLDGYQVLISMIDENVNQDIQSAINELKSQLVDKVIINVPLETEEAQHIASDNDDIVCLFLDVDPYSSVFNVSFNPADGTRASVKHLYELGHREIALLAGPESSVSANLRLKSWIDTLSGYGLKPVTVFHGNWDAQSGYAGALQMLRETPNFTAVLVGNDQMALGVLSAFHQHQIAIPGEKSVVGYDGTYESSFFHPSLTTVSLDLDLQGKEAVRRLLDSGHGDAARSSSVLPAKLIVRHSTGALQEQGTNLQEISQQLQAIAHKLWK from the coding sequence ATGAAGTCTAAAAGTGCAACGCTGGAAGACGTAGCCCGCCATGCGGGTGTCTCCTACCAGACCGTGTCCAGGGTACTCAACAAATCTGCCAATGTATCCGAAGCCACGCGTTTAAAAGTGGAGAAATCCATAGAGTTATTGCGTTACGTACCGAACCGGCTGGCGCAGCAATTAGTGGGAAAGCAGAGTCAGACTATCGGCCTGGTGACCACTTCGCTGGCGCTGCATGCCCCTTCGCAGGTGGCGGCGGCGGTGAAACGCTACGCCAACCTTGATGGCTACCAGGTCTTGATTTCGATGATCGATGAGAACGTCAATCAAGATATCCAGTCCGCCATCAATGAACTGAAGTCACAGCTGGTCGATAAAGTGATCATTAACGTGCCGCTGGAAACCGAAGAGGCCCAGCATATCGCCTCTGACAACGATGACATCGTCTGCTTGTTTCTCGATGTCGATCCGTACAGTTCCGTGTTTAACGTTTCGTTTAACCCGGCGGACGGTACCCGCGCCAGTGTTAAGCATCTGTATGAACTGGGCCACCGCGAGATCGCGCTGCTGGCCGGGCCGGAATCGTCGGTGTCGGCGAATCTGCGGCTGAAAAGCTGGATCGATACGCTCAGCGGCTATGGGTTGAAACCGGTAACGGTGTTTCATGGTAACTGGGATGCACAGAGCGGTTACGCTGGCGCATTACAGATGCTGCGCGAAACGCCGAATTTCACCGCCGTGCTGGTAGGCAACGATCAGATGGCGCTGGGCGTATTGAGCGCCTTCCATCAACATCAGATTGCCATTCCCGGCGAGAAATCGGTGGTGGGTTACGACGGCACTTATGAAAGTTCGTTTTTCCATCCGTCGCTGACCACCGTTTCGCTGGATCTCGATTTGCAGGGCAAAGAAGCGGTGCGTCGTCTGCTCGACAGCGGTCATGGCGATGCGGCGCGCAGCTCGTCGGTGCTGCCTGCAAAACTTATCGTGCGCCATTCAACCGGCGCGTTGCAGGAGCAGGGGACCAATTTGCAGGAGATCTCCCAGCAGTTGCAGGCTATTGCGCATAAGCTGTGGAAGTAA
- a CDS encoding beta-galactosidase, translated as MNKFAPLSPKVVSLLHGADYNPEQWENYPGIIDDDIAMMKQANCNVMSIGIFSWSKLEPREGEFNFAWLDSVIEKLYAAGIHIFLATPSGARPAWMSQKYPQVLRVGRDRVPALHGGRHNHCMTSPIYREKTLKINTLLAERYAQHPAVLGWHISNEYGGECHCDLCQQKFRDWLQARYQTLENLNHAWWSDFWSHTYSDWSQIQSPSPQGEVSIHGLNLDWRRFNTAQVADFCRHEIAPLKAANAQLPVTTNFMEYFYDYDYWQLAPALDFISWDSYPMWHRDKDETQLACYTAMYHDMMRTLKGGKPFVLMESTPSVTNWQPTSKVKKPGMHILSSLQAVAHGADSVQYFQWRKSRGSVEKFHGAVIDHVGHLDTRVGREVCTLGEMLAKLTPVMGCRTDARVAIIFDQQNRWALDDAEGPRNKGMEYEKTVNEHYRPFWEKGIAVDVINADADLSRYQLVIAPMLYMVREGFAERAEAFVAAGGHLVTSYWTGVVNESDLCYLGGFPGPLRKLVGIWAEEIDCLDDNERNLVQGLAGNEAGLQGPYQARHLCELIHAESAKPLATYRDDFYAGRPAVTVNQFGKGKAWHVASRNDLAFQRDFFASIIDELALPRAVEQDFPPGVVATARTDGETTFVFIQNFSAQQQTITLPPGYQDCLSAATVSGSLVLTPWDCRVVSRQA; from the coding sequence ATGAATAAATTTGCGCCTTTAAGCCCGAAGGTTGTATCGCTATTGCATGGCGCGGACTATAACCCGGAACAATGGGAGAATTATCCCGGTATTATTGATGACGATATTGCCATGATGAAGCAGGCAAATTGCAATGTCATGTCGATCGGGATATTTAGCTGGTCGAAACTGGAGCCGCGGGAAGGTGAGTTTAATTTCGCTTGGCTCGATTCGGTGATTGAAAAATTATATGCAGCGGGAATTCATATTTTCCTCGCTACGCCGAGCGGCGCACGGCCCGCCTGGATGTCGCAGAAATATCCGCAAGTGCTGCGCGTCGGGCGCGATCGCGTGCCGGCGCTGCACGGCGGGCGGCACAATCACTGCATGACATCGCCGATCTACCGGGAAAAAACGCTGAAAATCAATACGCTGCTGGCTGAGCGCTATGCGCAGCATCCGGCGGTACTCGGCTGGCATATTTCCAACGAGTACGGCGGAGAATGCCACTGCGATTTGTGTCAGCAAAAATTCCGCGACTGGCTGCAAGCCCGTTACCAGACGCTGGAAAACCTCAATCACGCCTGGTGGAGCGATTTCTGGAGCCACACTTACAGCGACTGGTCGCAAATTCAGTCGCCGTCGCCGCAGGGCGAAGTGTCGATCCACGGTCTGAATCTCGACTGGCGGCGCTTTAATACCGCGCAGGTCGCCGATTTCTGCCGCCATGAAATCGCGCCATTGAAAGCCGCGAATGCGCAGCTTCCGGTGACTACCAACTTTATGGAGTATTTCTACGATTACGACTACTGGCAACTCGCGCCAGCGCTCGACTTTATCTCCTGGGACAGCTATCCGATGTGGCACCGGGACAAAGACGAAACGCAGCTCGCCTGCTACACCGCGATGTATCACGACATGATGCGCACGCTGAAAGGCGGCAAGCCGTTTGTGCTGATGGAATCCACACCGAGCGTCACTAACTGGCAGCCGACCAGCAAAGTGAAAAAGCCGGGAATGCATATTCTGTCGTCATTACAGGCGGTGGCGCACGGCGCGGATTCGGTGCAGTACTTCCAGTGGCGGAAAAGTCGCGGCTCGGTTGAGAAGTTCCATGGCGCGGTAATCGACCATGTTGGCCACCTGGATACCCGCGTCGGGCGCGAAGTGTGTACGCTGGGCGAGATGCTGGCAAAACTCACGCCGGTAATGGGCTGTCGCACTGACGCGCGCGTGGCGATCATTTTCGACCAGCAAAACCGCTGGGCGCTGGATGATGCCGAAGGCCCGCGCAATAAGGGGATGGAGTACGAAAAAACGGTTAATGAACACTATCGCCCGTTCTGGGAAAAGGGCATCGCGGTGGATGTCATTAACGCCGACGCGGATCTGAGCCGTTATCAACTGGTGATCGCGCCCATGCTCTATATGGTACGTGAGGGCTTTGCCGAACGCGCCGAAGCGTTTGTCGCGGCGGGCGGGCATCTGGTCACCTCTTACTGGACCGGTGTGGTGAACGAAAGCGATCTCTGCTATCTCGGCGGCTTCCCTGGTCCGCTGCGCAAACTGGTGGGTATCTGGGCGGAGGAGATCGACTGCCTGGATGACAATGAACGCAATCTGGTGCAGGGGCTGGCGGGCAACGAGGCCGGGTTACAGGGGCCGTATCAGGCGCGTCATTTGTGCGAACTGATCCATGCCGAGAGCGCCAAACCACTGGCCACTTACCGGGATGATTTCTACGCCGGGCGCCCGGCGGTAACGGTCAATCAGTTCGGCAAAGGTAAGGCGTGGCACGTCGCTTCGCGCAACGATCTGGCCTTCCAGCGCGATTTCTTTGCCAGCATTATTGACGAACTGGCGCTGCCGCGCGCCGTTGAGCAGGATTTCCCGCCGGGCGTGGTGGCTACCGCGCGTACCGACGGCGAAACCACGTTTGTCTTTATCCAGAACTTCAGCGCTCAGCAACAGACGATTACGCTGCCGCCAGGCTACCAGGATTGTCTGTCGGCCGCGACCGTCAGCGGCTCGCTGGTGCTGACACCGTGGGATTGTCGCGTTGTTAGCCGCCAGGCATAA
- a CDS encoding glycoside hydrolase family 53 protein → MKRFTPALLAVCLCSLSASTFAADALKTRPFSGMPADFIKGADISTLLDAEKHGAKFYNDKNQQQDALAILKANGVNYVRLRLWVDPKDAQGQAYGGGDNDLATTLALAKRAKAQGMKLLLDFHYSDFWTDPGKQFKPKAWEKMDYAQLKTAIHDYTRDTIARFKQEGVLPDMVQIGNEINSGILWPEGKSWGQGGGEFDRLAGLLTSAIDGLKENLKNGEQVEIMLHLAEGTKNDTFRWWFDEITKRNVPFDVIGLSMYTYWNGPISALQANMDDISKRYNKDVIVVEAAYGYTLANCDNAENSFQEKEEKAGGYPGTVQGQYDYIHDLIQSVINVQGHRGKGIFYWEPTWIAVPGNTWATQAGMNYINDKWKEGNARENQALFDCQGKVLPSVKVFN, encoded by the coding sequence ATGAAAAGATTTACACCCGCTCTGCTTGCTGTTTGTCTCTGTAGTTTGTCCGCCAGCACGTTTGCCGCCGACGCGTTAAAGACGCGCCCGTTCAGCGGCATGCCCGCCGACTTTATTAAAGGGGCTGATATCTCCACGCTGTTGGATGCCGAAAAGCACGGGGCGAAATTTTATAACGACAAAAATCAGCAACAGGATGCGCTCGCCATCCTGAAAGCTAACGGCGTTAACTATGTGCGCCTGCGTTTGTGGGTCGATCCGAAAGACGCGCAGGGCCAGGCTTACGGCGGCGGCGATAACGATCTGGCGACCACGCTGGCGCTGGCAAAACGGGCGAAAGCGCAGGGCATGAAGCTGCTGCTCGATTTTCACTACAGCGATTTCTGGACCGATCCCGGCAAACAGTTCAAACCGAAAGCCTGGGAAAAAATGGATTATGCGCAGCTAAAAACGGCGATCCACGACTATACCCGCGACACCATCGCCCGCTTTAAGCAGGAGGGCGTGCTGCCGGATATGGTGCAAATCGGCAATGAAATTAACTCCGGCATACTGTGGCCGGAAGGCAAAAGCTGGGGGCAGGGCGGCGGAGAATTCGACCGGCTGGCGGGGCTGCTCACCTCAGCGATTGACGGGCTGAAGGAGAACCTGAAAAACGGCGAACAGGTGGAGATCATGCTGCACCTGGCGGAGGGCACCAAAAACGATACCTTCCGCTGGTGGTTTGATGAAATCACCAAACGCAATGTGCCGTTCGATGTGATTGGCCTGTCGATGTATACCTACTGGAACGGGCCGATAAGCGCGTTGCAGGCCAATATGGACGACATCAGCAAGCGCTACAACAAAGATGTGATTGTGGTGGAAGCGGCTTACGGCTATACGCTGGCTAACTGCGATAACGCGGAAAACAGCTTCCAGGAGAAAGAAGAGAAAGCGGGCGGCTACCCTGGCACCGTGCAAGGGCAATATGACTATATCCACGATTTAATTCAGTCCGTGATTAATGTTCAGGGCCATCGCGGTAAAGGTATTTTTTATTGGGAGCCAACCTGGATTGCCGTGCCGGGAAATACCTGGGCGACGCAGGCGGGAATGAATTATATCAACGATAAGTGGAAAGAAGGCAACGCGCGGGAAAATCAGGCGCTGTTTGATTGTCAGGGGAAAGTGCTGCCCTCAGTGAAAGTCTTTAATTAA
- a CDS encoding maltoporin, producing MNTTLRTLTLALAAALTSPSLLAATSVPIDFHGYLRGGVGVSGDGGQVEWQKNKLGRLGNESDTYGELELGSEVYKKDEVSFYLDSMVSMVSDGSNDNETTIGDDAQFGLRQLNLQIKGLIPNDPNAVIWGGKRYYQRHDLHIIDTKYWNISGSGAGIENYTFGPGAVSVAWIRGDANDVDYRVDNDNDVNINYIDVRYAGWKPWSGAWTEFGIDYAMPNPTKKQKEYGGLYEVDDGVMVTGEISQDMFGGYNKLVLQYANKGLAQNMVSQGGGWYDMWHYVNDASGYRVINTGLIPLTEKFSLNHVLTYGSANDITEYTDKTSLVSLVGRAQYQLTNYVRLIGEVGGFYQKDDYKNGTHYKQSGEKYTFAVGLADGPEFMSRPELRVFASYLNDSEDGKSFEDGTKNNTWNFGVQVEAWW from the coding sequence ATGAACACTACGCTACGCACTCTCACTCTTGCGTTAGCCGCTGCGCTGACTTCACCTTCACTGCTGGCTGCGACATCTGTACCGATCGACTTTCATGGCTACCTGCGCGGCGGCGTAGGCGTGTCCGGCGATGGCGGGCAGGTTGAGTGGCAAAAGAACAAGCTGGGCCGCCTGGGTAACGAATCCGATACCTACGGCGAACTGGAACTGGGCTCGGAAGTGTATAAAAAAGACGAGGTGAGTTTTTACCTCGACAGCATGGTGAGCATGGTTTCCGACGGCTCTAACGACAACGAAACCACTATTGGCGACGACGCTCAGTTCGGCCTGCGCCAGTTGAATCTGCAAATCAAAGGGCTTATTCCCAACGATCCCAACGCCGTAATCTGGGGCGGTAAACGTTACTACCAGCGCCACGATCTGCACATTATTGATACCAAATACTGGAACATCTCCGGTTCCGGCGCCGGGATTGAAAACTACACCTTCGGCCCTGGGGCGGTCTCGGTAGCCTGGATCCGTGGCGACGCCAACGATGTTGATTACCGCGTCGATAATGATAACGACGTCAACATCAACTATATCGACGTTCGCTATGCGGGCTGGAAACCGTGGTCAGGCGCGTGGACAGAGTTCGGCATCGACTACGCTATGCCAAATCCGACCAAAAAACAGAAAGAGTACGGCGGATTATACGAAGTGGATGACGGCGTGATGGTGACCGGCGAAATCAGCCAGGATATGTTTGGCGGCTATAACAAACTGGTGCTGCAATACGCCAACAAAGGGCTGGCGCAGAACATGGTGTCGCAGGGCGGCGGCTGGTACGACATGTGGCACTATGTGAACGACGCCAGCGGTTACCGCGTGATTAACACCGGCCTGATTCCGCTTACCGAGAAGTTCTCACTGAACCACGTGCTGACCTACGGTTCAGCCAACGACATTACGGAATATACCGACAAAACCAGCCTGGTTTCACTGGTTGGCCGCGCACAGTATCAGCTCACCAATTATGTACGTCTGATTGGTGAAGTCGGCGGTTTCTACCAGAAAGACGACTATAAAAACGGCACCCACTACAAACAGAGCGGCGAAAAATACACCTTCGCTGTAGGTCTGGCGGATGGCCCGGAATTTATGTCACGGCCTGAATTGCGCGTATTCGCTTCGTATTTAAATGATTCGGAAGATGGAAAATCATTTGAAGACGGCACTAAAAATAATACGTGGAACTTTGGCGTACAGGTGGAAGCCTGGTGGTAA
- a CDS encoding sugar ABC transporter permease encodes MAKSQSIRREKWIRLSLSWLVIALVSLIIIYPLVWTVGASLNAGNSLLSTSIIPENLSFQHYADLFNGQVNYLTWYWNSMKISLLTMVLTLISVSFTAYAFSRFRFKGRQNGLMLFLLLQMIPQFSALIAIFVLSQLLGLINSHMALVLIYVAGMIPMNTYLMKGYLDAIPRDLDESARMDGASNFRIFIEIIMPLSKPIVAVVALFSFTGPLGDFILSSTILRTPDKYTLPIGLYNLVAQKMGASYTTYAAGAVLIAVPVAILYLALQKYFVSGLTSGSTKG; translated from the coding sequence ATGGCTAAATCACAAAGTATCCGCCGCGAGAAGTGGATCCGCCTGTCGCTCTCCTGGCTGGTTATCGCGCTGGTATCGCTGATCATTATCTACCCGCTGGTCTGGACGGTCGGCGCGTCGCTGAACGCCGGTAACAGCCTGCTCAGCACCTCGATCATTCCGGAGAACCTCTCATTCCAGCACTATGCCGATCTGTTTAACGGTCAGGTGAACTACCTGACCTGGTACTGGAATTCAATGAAGATCAGCCTGCTGACGATGGTGCTGACCTTAATCAGCGTCAGCTTTACCGCCTACGCCTTTTCGCGCTTCCGTTTTAAGGGGCGGCAGAATGGCCTGATGCTGTTTTTGCTGTTGCAGATGATCCCGCAGTTTTCCGCGCTGATCGCCATCTTCGTGCTGTCGCAGCTGCTGGGTTTGATCAACAGCCATATGGCGCTGGTGCTAATCTACGTGGCCGGGATGATCCCGATGAACACTTACCTGATGAAAGGCTACCTCGATGCCATCCCGCGCGATCTGGATGAATCTGCGCGCATGGACGGCGCCAGCAACTTCCGCATCTTTATCGAGATCATCATGCCGCTGTCGAAGCCGATTGTGGCGGTAGTGGCGTTGTTCTCCTTCACCGGGCCGCTGGGGGATTTCATCCTCTCCAGCACCATTTTGCGCACCCCGGACAAATACACGCTGCCGATTGGCCTCTACAACCTGGTAGCGCAAAAAATGGGTGCCAGTTACACCACCTATGCGGCGGGCGCGGTATTGATCGCCGTGCCGGTGGCCATTCTCTACCTTGCCTTACAAAAATACTTCGTCTCCGGCCTGACCTCCGGCAGCACCAAAGGATAA